The Thermococcus sp. 4557 genomic sequence GGTTCAGGTGGAGCCAGGCCGAGACCTCCTTCAGGAAGCCCTTGCTAGTCTTCTCATCTATCCTCGGTATCTTGAGGGCGGCTACCTTTCCGTCTTCCCTCCTCTTGACCTTGAATACCTTCGCGAAGCCCCCTTCCCCTAGGAACTCGAGGGGTTCATACTTCCCTAGAAGCTCTTCTGGGAACAGGAGACTCTTGTCTCTGGGCGTGTTGCGCGTTCCATCCTCCTTTTGCTGCGACTTGGTCTTTCCCCCGGACTTTTTCTTCCGTCTTCCCAGCGTGAATATCCCGAACACAGCCACGGCCGATAAACCCAGTGCTAGGAGTACCATGTTCCAGCTGGTAGTTTTTCCTGTCGAGGCCTCTTCGCTCTCCAGAATCACACTGCCGACCACAGCGAGCGAGAACTCGGAGACCTTTACCTCCGTGGAGTCGGGGATCAGGGGCGGCACTGATGGTGGGTCAAGTTGCAGGAACCTGTTCTCGCTGGTTGAGATGGATGCCTGCACCCCCGAGATGTTGGAGACCCTGCACATCGGGCATTCTTTGGGCATCGCGCCAATGTCTAGAGTGAGGAGGGTAACGTGGGGCTTGTCCATGTTCAGGTACGACCTCATCGCGACCGTCAGCGTTTCCCCTGTGAGGGACGCGTCGAGCACACGACCCCCTACCGGAGCTGTGTATATTCTGTGCGTCCTGATTTCGCCGGTTTCGTCCGTTACAAGTACCACCACGTCGCCCGAGTCGAAGATGCGCGTCGCGGTGCCCACCAGCACGAGGTCGTTCGCCCCAAGAATAACCCGTTCGATGGACAGTTTGGCGCCTTCATGGGAGTACGTCCTCGCGAACTCCACGGCGCCGTTCGGTTTCAGCTTGACGAGGAGCCCCTTCACCCCCAGGTCCGATTCCACGCTCCCCGCGAGGATTATTCCGTCGTCGGTTCTAGCCACATCCGCCAGCTTCGTCCCTGGATAGATGCCGTAAACCTTTCCCCACATCACGACTCCGCCCGCGGAGATCATCGCCACGGCCAGGCTCTTGCCTTTGTTGCCCGCCAGCAAGATGTAACCGTTCTCCAGGGCCTTCACCTTCAGGAGTTTGAGGTCGTACACCCCCCTGTACCTGTAAACCCACTCCAGGTTCCCAGAGGGGTCCAGTTTGAGGATCAGATACTCCCAGGGAGTATCGAGTTCTATCAGCCCGAACACGCTCCCGTCGTCCGCCACGCTTGCGTCCACTAGGTCCCTACCGCCCGGTGACGCGTACACTCTTGTCCACTCCACGTTCCCGTTTCCGTCGAGCTTGATTATCCATACTCCCCTGCCGTCTCCGACCGTACCTCCTGCAATGATGGAGCCTTCGGGTCCCCTGGCCAGCACCTTTCCGATGAAACTGTACTTGCTTTCGACGAGCTTGGACCACACCACTTCCCCGTTTTCTCCAATCCTGGCCACTACCACGCCCTGTTCAGTGTTTCCAAGCAATACAATGTCGTTCCCAATATATTCAACACTCACCGTTCCTTCTGGGTCAATGTTGGAGTACGCTTTCGCCCAGGGCTCGGCCGCCGCCTGTGGGAGTGAAGCCATCAGGAGGGTTAGGATGAGACTGAAAATCAGACTTGCCTTGAATTTCGATGCTGCTGTCATTTCCACACCACCACCGTCACGTTGTCCCTTGTGACGGGCAGGGCCTCTTCGATCAGCCTTCTAGTTATCTCCTCCGCGCTCCTGCCCTGTGCGGCTATCCCGACTATTCTTTCTTCGTCCACGTAGTCATGAAGCCCGTCGGAGCTGAGCAGGAGAACGTCCCCGTGCCTCAGCTTCCATTCGTAAAAATCAACCTCAAATTTGGCCCCGAGGGCCCTCGTTATGATGTTCCGCATCGGGTGCCTCCTCGCTTCATCGGGGGTTATCTCACCTCTATCAACGAGCTCCTGGACGAGTGAGTGGTCCTTCGTCCTGGCGATGATTCTTCCGTTCCTTATCAGATACGCTCTGCTGTCCCCGGTATTGGCTATGAGAACCCTTCCTGGGGAAACGAGGGCG encodes the following:
- a CDS encoding serine/threonine-protein kinase gives rise to the protein MTAASKFKASLIFSLILTLLMASLPQAAAEPWAKAYSNIDPEGTVSVEYIGNDIVLLGNTEQGVVVARIGENGEVVWSKLVESKYSFIGKVLARGPEGSIIAGGTVGDGRGVWIIKLDGNGNVEWTRVYASPGGRDLVDASVADDGSVFGLIELDTPWEYLILKLDPSGNLEWVYRYRGVYDLKLLKVKALENGYILLAGNKGKSLAVAMISAGGVVMWGKVYGIYPGTKLADVARTDDGIILAGSVESDLGVKGLLVKLKPNGAVEFARTYSHEGAKLSIERVILGANDLVLVGTATRIFDSGDVVVLVTDETGEIRTHRIYTAPVGGRVLDASLTGETLTVAMRSYLNMDKPHVTLLTLDIGAMPKECPMCRVSNISGVQASISTSENRFLQLDPPSVPPLIPDSTEVKVSEFSLAVVGSVILESEEASTGKTTSWNMVLLALGLSAVAVFGIFTLGRRKKKSGGKTKSQQKEDGTRNTPRDKSLLFPEELLGKYEPLEFLGEGGFAKVFKVKRREDGKVAALKIPRIDEKTSKGFLKEVSAWLHLNHPNIVRLHDADILPVPYLEMEFVEGIEVNGTRVRDLGAYPKPVGEKRALELIRGIASGLAHAHSKGIYHLDLKPENVLLKGDMTPKITDWGLAKIGASPAVPTTAESLTLLYSAPEQLNPGVHGGTDARTDIYQLGLIFYELLTGKLPYEGSSKTAIVASLLGGSAKTLPPSHFSGALAKYDGIFEKLLAKRKEDRYQSVEEFLHDLELVERLEKEKEAIEREIEKTRTTMMTTSGEELARLKRRLTEQLSRNALLHAQLNDKAGLIGALEELKGLSREYKAEIEGAIEQLELMMREGIPIGKSTIDELRVLLDRVKLEVESETVSGKREPKRRAGITPTITTAGGGGRRQRVDGRIEVPGYGPVEYVVRDEEFEGDPKETLGEMVEYYLKHREEIDEMIKRETGVSDVPRFTRFSIQKKEFRLYAENVHGYRRLGFKITRKRGKLSVIKDRKR
- a CDS encoding PP2C family serine/threonine-protein phosphatase, with product MAESNGGTMAVFLPFLSGISHVGGRYNNEDSFLILKLPDAYLLAVADGLGGHSSGEVASGIAIEVLKETLLQEYEPGAPQYLTRITLRKAYELAHSRILENATGEREGMGTTLVSALVSPGRVLIANTGDSRAYLIRNGRIIARTKDHSLVQELVDRGEITPDEARRHPMRNIITRALGAKFEVDFYEWKLRHGDVLLLSSDGLHDYVDEERIVGIAAQGRSAEEITRRLIEEALPVTRDNVTVVVWK